From Acidobacteriota bacterium, a single genomic window includes:
- a CDS encoding TolC family protein → MRGYEMQMEKAKRVAALAAFFFLWAAMALPMAANAQQPHTQSQQAKGSFEYTSGPSIFKAYSYPYVPAPSLANAPQLNQLIQANKLALTLDAAIELALQNNLDIAVSHYERPLAQLDVLRTKSGGAARGVQGAVISNALFAGAIGAGIGGVSGLGGTGGGGFTGGGVTSTSFVGCCDPFTGFSFGWNNSSTPLNFKSLTGVAVEGNHTSNYSTFFGKGWLTGTSFLTSVSGSRNSTNSTSTLFNPSIPTTLTVGLNQHLLNGFGRRANAVFIHIAQNNLNVADSVFRQQVITTMTAVLNAYYMLLADRDQVRVAQSAVNYSQRLVEDDKKQVEIGTLAPLDVVQAESELATDQQSLIVAQTTYLQQQEVLKTMISKRVTPELAAVEIDATDSLPEPKSNDIPVLQEAINEALKNRPELVQDELNLRNQNYTIQSNRNGLLPTLDAFATYQSNGLAGLPFGTFIAQPGGFNDSLGQVFSGKYPSYSVGLSLRIPIRNRNQQANAAQAVVEMHRMQTSMQRDKNVVEQDVRNAEIAVTQAKAQINAALKANDYAQQALDAEIKKLHLGVSTTLNVILLQRDLIRAEGNLAKARQVYAQALVQFHQATGTTLDAHNIVVSNPETGEYGRQTNIPGAASQPAGQP, encoded by the coding sequence ATGAGAGGTTACGAGATGCAAATGGAAAAAGCCAAAAGGGTTGCCGCGCTGGCGGCGTTTTTCTTTTTATGGGCAGCAATGGCGTTGCCGATGGCCGCCAATGCCCAGCAGCCACACACCCAGTCGCAGCAAGCCAAGGGCAGTTTTGAATACACGAGCGGCCCGTCCATTTTTAAAGCTTACTCCTATCCTTACGTACCTGCCCCGTCACTGGCCAATGCGCCGCAATTAAACCAGTTGATACAGGCCAACAAGCTGGCACTCACACTGGATGCGGCCATCGAGCTGGCCCTCCAGAACAATCTGGACATCGCAGTCTCCCATTATGAGCGGCCGCTTGCCCAGCTCGACGTTCTCAGGACGAAGAGCGGCGGCGCCGCGCGCGGCGTGCAGGGGGCAGTCATTTCAAACGCTCTTTTCGCAGGCGCCATCGGTGCGGGCATCGGCGGCGTGTCCGGTCTTGGCGGGACGGGTGGCGGCGGTTTTACGGGCGGGGGCGTCACCAGCACGAGCTTCGTGGGCTGCTGCGACCCTTTTACCGGTTTCAGCTTCGGATGGAACAACAGTTCAACGCCTCTGAATTTCAAATCACTCACCGGCGTCGCCGTTGAGGGCAACCACACGTCCAATTACTCAACATTCTTCGGCAAAGGCTGGCTTACGGGAACCAGCTTTCTGACATCAGTAAGCGGCTCCAGGAACAGCACCAACTCGACCAGCACATTGTTCAATCCTTCAATTCCGACCACGTTGACCGTCGGCCTCAACCAGCATCTGCTCAACGGGTTCGGCCGCCGCGCCAATGCGGTGTTCATCCATATCGCACAGAACAACCTGAACGTGGCAGACAGCGTGTTCCGCCAGCAGGTCATCACCACCATGACTGCGGTGCTGAACGCCTACTACATGCTGCTGGCCGACCGTGACCAGGTCCGCGTGGCCCAATCTGCCGTGAATTACTCGCAGAGGCTCGTCGAAGACGACAAGAAGCAGGTTGAGATCGGGACGCTTGCGCCGCTGGACGTGGTCCAGGCGGAATCCGAACTCGCCACTGACCAGCAGAGCCTGATCGTCGCCCAAACCACCTATTTGCAACAGCAGGAAGTCCTCAAGACCATGATCTCGAAGCGCGTAACCCCAGAGCTGGCAGCTGTTGAAATCGACGCAACGGACTCTCTCCCGGAGCCGAAATCCAATGACATTCCTGTCCTTCAGGAGGCCATCAACGAGGCGCTCAAGAACCGGCCCGAGCTCGTTCAGGATGAATTGAACCTGCGCAACCAGAACTACACCATTCAATCCAACCGCAACGGGTTGCTGCCAACCCTCGATGCCTTCGCCACGTATCAGTCAAACGGTCTCGCCGGCTTGCCGTTCGGGACCTTTATTGCCCAGCCAGGAGGGTTCAACGATTCACTCGGCCAGGTTTTCAGTGGGAAGTATCCCAGCTATTCCGTGGGACTCAGCCTGCGCATCCCGATCCGCAACCGCAACCAGCAGGCCAATGCCGCCCAGGCCGTCGTCGAAATGCACCGTATGCAGACCAGCATGCAGCGCGACAAGAATGTGGTGGAGCAGGACGTGCGCAATGCGGAAATCGCCGTAACGCAGGCTAAGGCCCAGATCAACGCCGCGCTCAAAGCCAATGATTATGCCCAGCAGGCGTTGGACGCGGAAATCAAGAAGTTGCACCTCGGCGTTTCCACTACGCTTAACGTCATCCTTCTGCAACGCGATCTGATAAGGGCGGAAGGCAATCTCGCCAAAGCCCGGCAGGTCTACGCACAGGCTCTGGTCCAGTTCCACCAGGCGACGGGCACTACGCTCGACGCGCATAACATTGTGGTCTCTAACCCCGAGACGGGCGAATACGGCCGCCAGACAAATATTCCAGGAGCAGCTTCGCAGCCGGCTGGCCAGCCCTGA
- a CDS encoding carboxylesterase family protein, producing the protein MRGHKQNLLFTKPSILLALVLAVSQAAAARAADQVTIASGTLLGTTSPAPGIHAFLGIPFAAPPVGKLRWQPPQPVEPWQGVRKANAFGPRCMQQAIYSDMVFRDNGPSEDCLYLNVWTPAKSASENLPVMFWIYGGGFQAGATSEPRQEGMNLAKKGVVVVSCNYRLGIFGFFSDPALTKESPNHASGNYGLMDQIAALRWVKQNIAAFGGDPSNVTIFGESAGSFSVSDLMASPLARGFFEKAIGESGASFGAGPSLHSAETLVQTEKAGEKFAQSIGATSLAALRAIPARKLSEESVKGHFWPNIDGYVLPQDVNAVFAEGKQSHVPLLAGWNKDEQAGDLYSKKTPPTAANLVKRIRERFGPDADQALRYYPHGTEDETRQSTENLASDFFTVYDTWKWLEMQNKTGDAPVYRYLFTRTPPEPLSETDDGIPLAKLGARHSAEIEYVFGVLRWKKIDWEPVDFKISDAIMTYWSNFAKTGDPNGAGLPHWPRYTPQDRQVMILGDDIHAQPATDQKRFEFIDSFVARYREE; encoded by the coding sequence ATGCGCGGCCACAAACAAAATTTACTGTTCACGAAACCATCCATTCTGCTGGCGCTTGTTCTCGCTGTGTCACAAGCTGCTGCCGCGCGCGCCGCTGACCAGGTCACGATCGCTTCCGGCACGCTCCTCGGCACAACGTCACCCGCCCCTGGCATCCACGCCTTTCTCGGGATTCCATTCGCCGCCCCGCCCGTGGGCAAACTACGCTGGCAGCCTCCTCAGCCCGTCGAGCCGTGGCAGGGCGTGCGCAAAGCGAACGCCTTTGGTCCGCGTTGCATGCAGCAAGCAATCTATTCGGACATGGTCTTCCGCGATAACGGGCCCAGCGAAGATTGCCTCTACCTGAACGTCTGGACCCCGGCGAAATCGGCCTCGGAAAATCTTCCCGTGATGTTCTGGATCTACGGCGGCGGCTTCCAGGCCGGAGCAACTTCCGAACCCCGGCAGGAAGGTATGAACCTGGCAAAAAAGGGCGTGGTGGTGGTCAGCTGCAATTATCGCCTGGGGATTTTTGGTTTCTTTTCCGACCCCGCCCTCACGAAAGAATCGCCAAACCACGCTTCCGGCAACTACGGGCTGATGGACCAGATCGCGGCGCTTCGATGGGTGAAGCAGAACATCGCCGCCTTCGGAGGCGATCCAAGCAATGTCACGATTTTTGGCGAGTCAGCGGGATCTTTTTCGGTCAGCGATCTGATGGCTTCTCCGCTGGCCAGGGGATTCTTCGAGAAAGCCATCGGCGAGAGCGGTGCTTCCTTTGGCGCAGGCCCGAGTTTGCACTCAGCCGAAACGCTGGTCCAAACCGAGAAGGCCGGTGAAAAGTTTGCCCAATCCATTGGAGCGACATCGCTCGCCGCCTTGCGCGCCATCCCCGCCCGCAAGCTCTCGGAGGAATCAGTGAAGGGTCATTTCTGGCCGAACATCGACGGCTATGTTCTTCCCCAGGATGTAAATGCAGTCTTTGCTGAAGGCAAGCAGAGCCATGTGCCGCTGCTGGCGGGCTGGAACAAGGACGAGCAGGCCGGAGACCTGTATTCCAAAAAGACTCCTCCCACGGCTGCGAACCTCGTCAAGCGTATCAGGGAGCGTTTCGGACCCGATGCAGACCAGGCGCTCAGGTATTATCCGCATGGCACCGAAGACGAGACGCGGCAATCCACCGAAAACCTCGCAAGCGATTTCTTTACCGTCTACGACACCTGGAAGTGGCTCGAAATGCAGAACAAGACCGGCGACGCGCCTGTGTATCGCTATCTCTTCACGCGCACGCCCCCCGAACCACTGAGTGAAACGGACGATGGAATTCCGCTCGCCAAGCTGGGCGCCCGGCACTCGGCTGAAATCGAATATGTCTTCGGAGTTTTGAGATGGAAAAAGATTGACTGGGAGCCCGTGGATTTCAAAATCTCAGATGCGATCATGACCTACTGGTCGAATTTTGCGAAGACCGGCGATCCCAACGGAGCAGGCCTTCCCCACTGGCCGCGCTACACCCCGCAGGACCGCCAGGTAATGATCCTCGGTGATGACATCCACGCCCAGCCCGCCACAGATCAGAAGCGCTTCGAGTTTATCGATTCGTTTGTCGCCCGCTACCGCGAGGAATAG